Proteins co-encoded in one Papaver somniferum cultivar HN1 chromosome 5, ASM357369v1, whole genome shotgun sequence genomic window:
- the LOC113279374 gene encoding uncharacterized protein LOC113279374 has product MSLWGYSDDLLCRTFPTTLTGKALTWFSHLESNSIKNFGMMSNVFFEQYKINLGSKKGSSHLFLLHREPGESLSDFNIRFRQEVSEVGKVDESFAIEAYKNALDYDEFGIYNSLTVQPVGSLGELYDRSDRYAKAEKEKKAKLSRTTKRPMVEGMTKPKQQFEGNTKNKIHEGSTRKVRNEEESRKPQEKQKVRFPKLNIGLGELFKKIKDLLPIPEPLPVETRDKRDNNKYCAHQKDHGHNTDTCRALAAEVQNMIEEGKLQQYVKKNPTQVNTLANTLDLREIRVDYASLIGTETLEEGKTEISFSNADIAGVYQPHNDAIVILALIGMYKVRRVLVDTGSSISVIFSGAYSSMSFSESQVEADDNPIIGFSGETMTAMGRINLPTMVGGRTVMQYFSLLDCRAPYNAILGRDWIHSMEVVTSTVHQCLKFITPAGVMKVRSDQVAPHKCHERAMEEYRKSELKGSEILQNSKDVFTWSLGDIPGIDPDIACHRLNISEGFKPVRQNPLKMAPERKAKVAEEIDRMLEARIIRPVKYPKWLANIVAVPKKNGKIRICIDFTNLNKACPSDPYPMPRIIELVDAT; this is encoded by the exons ATGAGTTTGTGGGGATATAGCGACGATCTACTGTGCAGAACATTCCCAACAACTTTGACGGGTAAGGCTCTAACTTGGTTCTCTCATTTAGAGTCTAATTCCATCAAGAATTTTGGAATGATGTCAAACGTGTTCTTCGAGCAGTACAAGATTAACCTCGGAAGCAAGAAGGGAAGCAGTCATTTATTCCTTTTGCATAGGGAACCTGGTGAAAGTCTAAGTGATTTTAATATTAGGTTCCGTCAGGAAGTAAGTGAAGTTGGAAAAGTTGATGAGAGTTTCGCGATAGAAGCATACAAAAATGCACTGGATTATGATGAGTTTGGAATTTACAACTCATTAACAGTCCAACCAGTTGGAAGCCTCGGAGAGTTGTATGACAGGTCTGATAGATATGCTAAGgcggagaaagaaaagaaagcaaaGTTGTCGCGGACAACAAAAAGGCCAATGGTCGAGGGGATGACGAAACCGAAACAACAATTTGAAGGTAATACCAAAAACAAGATCCATGAAGGTTCTACAAGGAAGGTGAGAAACGAAGAGGAGTCTCGTAAGCCGCAAGAAAAGCAAAAAGTAAGGTTTCCCAAGCTGAATATTGGACTTGGGGAACTTTTTAAGAAGATTAAAGACTTGCTGCCCATTCCGGAGCCACTACCAGTGGAAACAAGGGATAAAAGAGATAATAATAAATATTGTGCTCATCAAAAAGATCATGGGCACAATACAGATACTTGTCGTGCACTCGCAGCGGAAGTCCAAAATATGATTGAAGAGGGAAAGCTGCAGCAATACGTGAAGAAGAATCCAACACAGGTCAACACACTGGCCAACACTCTAGATTTACGAGAGATCAGA GTCGACTATGCCAGTCTGATTGGTACAGAGACTTTGGAAGAAGGAAAGACTGAGATATCTTTTTCGAACGCTGATATTGCTGGAGTATATCAACCGCATAATGATGCAATCGTGATTCTAGCTCTCATTGGAATGTACAAGGTACGTAGAGTTCTGGTCGATACTGGAAGTTCAATTAGCGTCATATTCTCGGGAGCATACTCTTCAATGAGTTTTAGTGAGAGCCAAGTTGAAGCAGATGATAACCCCATCATCGGATTTAGTGGGGAAACGATGACAGCAATGGGAAGAATTAATCTACCTACGATGGTGGGAGGAAGGACGGTTATGCAATATTTCTCGTTGCTAGATTGTCGCGCACCCTACAATGCTATTTTAGGACGTGATTGGATTCATTCAATGGAGGTGGTAACTTCCACTGTCCACCAGTGCTTGAAATTCATTACTCCAGCGGGAGTGATGAAAGTCCGAAGCGACCAGGTGGCACCTCATAAATGTCACGAAAGAGCAATGGAGGAGTATAGAAAGTCTGAACTAAAGGGCTCAGAAATACTCCAG AATAGTAAAGATGTTTTCACTTGGAGTCTCGGGGACATTCCAGGTATTGATCCTGACATCGCGTGCCATCGGTTGAATATCAGTGAAGGATTCAAACCAGTAAGGCAAAATCCGTTAAAGATGGCTCCGGAACGGAAGGCAAAGGTAGCTGAGGAGATAGACAGGATGTTAGAAGCAAGAATAATAAGACCTGTCAAATATCCAAAGTGGTTGGCAAATATTGTAGCAGTTCCGAAGAAGAACGGGAAAATTCGGATATGtattgattttacaaatttaAATAAAGCATGCCCAAGTGATCCTTATCCAATGCCCAGGATTATTGAGTTAGTAGACGCTACCTAG